A single window of Eucalyptus grandis isolate ANBG69807.140 chromosome 1, ASM1654582v1, whole genome shotgun sequence DNA harbors:
- the LOC104451638 gene encoding NAC domain-containing protein 83 encodes MQNTISEVTRSLPPGFRFQATDEELLLDYLKPKILGQPDGRHYGMIPEIDVLEFEPWQLPSLFGHMFSGKELFFFCHVKRKYLNSNRSNRTTKAGYWKPTGEVPTIVSEDTEAKIGIRKTLVFYEGRMPKGTRTNWLKHEYHLNPKCLGNNHAENEMLPYVVCRIKYKKDKKLMKGRAPTISPGGYPNSAFTNTNNVSETPMNQEEDHLSYCNYPNNEAAENRQAVDAQPEMSVEELMESLPSSQPLDGNLSYYNTTPAYQPQAAAGEGSSSFFDFSHDNDGNEFGHGYMPSPYINSILFRFHCAMSEDFSTTMCDNGRS; translated from the exons ATGCAGAACACAATCTCAGAAGTAACAAGGTCACTCCCTCCCGGATTCAGATTCCAGGCCACTGATGAGGAGCTTCTGTTGGACTACTTGAAGCCCAAGATTCTCGGACAGCCCGACGGACGCCACTACGGCATGATACCGGAGATTGATGTACTGGAATTCGAACCTTGGCAATTGCCCTCCCTGTTCGGTCACATGTTCAGCGGTAAGgagctgtttttcttttgtcacgTTAAGCGCAAGTACTTGAACAGCAACCGCTCCAACCGGACAACCAAAGCCGGTTATTGGAAACCGACCGGCGAGGTGCCCACCATCGTGAGCGAGGACACTGAGGCAAAGATAGGAATCAGGAAGACACTAGTGTTCTATGAAGGCCGCATGCCCAAAGGCACAAGGACTAACTGGTTGAAGCACGAATATCACCTAAATCCCAAGTGTTTGGGAAACAATCACGCTGAAAATGAG atgCTGCCTTATGTGGTATGTCGGATAAAGTACAAAAAGGACAAGAAGCTGATGAAGGGTCGTGCTCCGACGATCAGCCCTGGAGGCTATCCAAACAGCGCTTTCACAAACACTAACAATGTATCAGAGACCCCTATGAATCAAGAAGAGGACCATTTGAGCTACTGTAACTACCCCAACAATGAAGCTGCTGAGAACCGTCAAGCTGTTGATGCTCAACCTGAG ATGTCAGTGGAAGAGTTAATGGAATCGCTCCCTTCATCTCAACCACTGGATGGCAATTTATCATACTACAACACCACTCCAGCCTATCAGCCCCAGGCAGCAGCAGGGGAAGGATCATCGTCCTTCTTTGATTTCTCACATGACAACGATGGCAATGAGTTTGGCCACGGGTACATGCCATCTCCATACATCAATTCCATATTATTCCGGTTTCACTGTGCAATGTCTGAGGACTTCTCTACTACAATGTGCGACAATGGTCGATCATAA